A window of Luteitalea sp. contains these coding sequences:
- a CDS encoding TonB-dependent receptor encodes MTLRCRLIGHSAGGALIVAAFAVLGILLAPADAAAQAAVGALVGNVSDGSGAAVPGATITATEVRTNISRTAVSNAAGNYAFTNLASGVYRVEGELVGFRKFNREGVEVSVNTTVRVDISLSIGELQESVTVTGEAPMLQTDRTDTGRIIESTQIVQMPLGFNRNFQGLLITVPGASRPFRPHSEFYNPQDSLSSNVNGQERQSNNVQLEGSDNSDNSGNLAFMIPSAEAIETVAVTTSNYDAEFGRAGGAVTNVTLKSGTNQLQGSLFTFGNTEATIAQNPFSSLPPAEAKYLQTGVTLGGPIRRNKLFFFGDYVRTNDDSGRLTQGHVPESAFRTGDFSAAPTTIYDPATGNATGTGRTPFTNNQIPAGRISPIAQALIANIPMPNIAGAPVGAINYEKPYVREKRANQYDLKLTYQAATSDNLSVRYSHLNAATVDPGTFGIWGGLKPFAGSGTNPTYNMVANYNRVWSATLIQEVRVGRTSHHNITVSDAHGLNLADEVGVPGSNLNAFTSGPPTINVSGYHTFLLGFSNSLPWDRAERTWSMATSVTKLWGNHTLKVGGDLRMNRFMLDQVTHPRGEFTFGGATTAVPGDSRAQNGYANAMAAFLLDAPRELERGLVAVSDVGAPLDELHRGGRHKSVFTYIHDKWQVRPNITLDLGLRHEYYTPLVGFHGRGGMASYDPETNTLRVAGYGDIPENLGVQSYWMDFNPRAGVSWRLSDSNVVRAGYGVSGRGLGSLTGQQYPITQSQQITAPNSFATAGSLAAGLPSPDFVDIPESGILSAAALRSQSFSQVRMDSRKGQLHSWNVAYQRTLPGAFTAEVAYVGNRARDNYNGLNINAGQTLGADRAGQPLFVQFGRTASTSVSVRDWRQSRYHSLQVKVDRRLKGGQLVHAGAWLQPHQQHASRLVARLGPKFL; translated from the coding sequence ATGACCCTTCGATGCCGGCTTATTGGGCATAGCGCTGGCGGTGCGCTCATCGTTGCGGCGTTCGCCGTGCTTGGGATCCTGTTGGCGCCCGCCGATGCCGCCGCTCAGGCCGCAGTTGGGGCGCTGGTCGGTAATGTCAGCGATGGGAGTGGCGCTGCGGTGCCGGGTGCGACGATCACGGCGACGGAAGTGCGCACCAACATCAGCCGGACGGCCGTGTCCAACGCTGCCGGCAATTACGCGTTTACCAACCTCGCGTCGGGGGTCTACCGCGTCGAGGGGGAACTCGTGGGATTCAGGAAGTTCAATCGCGAGGGCGTTGAGGTCAGCGTGAACACTACCGTTCGCGTGGACATTTCACTGAGTATCGGTGAGCTGCAAGAGTCGGTGACCGTCACGGGCGAGGCGCCCATGCTGCAGACCGATCGCACCGATACCGGCCGCATCATCGAGAGCACGCAGATCGTGCAGATGCCGCTGGGGTTCAACCGGAACTTCCAGGGTTTGCTCATCACGGTGCCGGGCGCGTCGCGCCCCTTCCGCCCGCATTCGGAGTTCTATAACCCGCAGGACAGCCTGTCGAGCAACGTCAACGGTCAGGAGCGGCAGTCCAACAATGTGCAGCTGGAAGGCTCGGATAACAGCGATAACAGCGGGAACCTGGCGTTTATGATTCCCTCCGCCGAGGCGATCGAAACCGTCGCCGTTACCACCAGCAATTATGACGCGGAGTTCGGGCGGGCCGGCGGTGCGGTGACGAACGTGACCCTGAAGTCGGGGACGAACCAGCTCCAGGGGTCGCTCTTTACCTTCGGCAACACCGAGGCCACCATCGCGCAGAACCCCTTCTCGTCATTGCCCCCGGCAGAGGCCAAGTACCTGCAGACCGGCGTCACGCTCGGCGGGCCGATTCGGCGGAACAAACTGTTCTTCTTCGGGGACTATGTACGGACCAACGACGACAGCGGGCGGCTCACGCAAGGCCACGTGCCGGAGTCTGCGTTCCGGACCGGCGACTTCAGCGCGGCTCCTACCACGATTTACGATCCAGCGACCGGCAATGCCACTGGCACCGGGCGGACGCCGTTTACGAACAATCAGATCCCCGCCGGCCGCATCAGCCCCATCGCGCAGGCACTCATCGCCAACATTCCGATGCCGAACATCGCCGGCGCGCCCGTGGGGGCGATCAATTACGAGAAACCGTACGTGCGTGAGAAGCGCGCGAATCAGTACGACCTCAAGCTCACCTATCAGGCGGCGACGAGCGACAATCTGTCGGTCCGTTACAGCCACCTGAACGCCGCGACGGTCGACCCGGGAACCTTCGGCATCTGGGGTGGCTTGAAACCGTTTGCGGGATCCGGTACCAATCCGACGTATAACATGGTCGCCAACTACAACCGCGTGTGGTCGGCAACGCTGATTCAGGAAGTGCGCGTCGGCCGGACCTCCCATCACAACATCACGGTATCGGATGCCCACGGGCTGAACCTCGCCGACGAGGTCGGCGTGCCGGGCTCGAATCTGAACGCGTTTACGAGCGGTCCCCCCACGATCAATGTGAGCGGGTACCACACCTTCCTGCTCGGCTTCTCGAATTCGCTGCCGTGGGACCGCGCCGAGCGCACGTGGTCGATGGCGACGAGCGTCACGAAACTCTGGGGCAATCACACCCTCAAGGTGGGCGGTGACCTGCGCATGAACCGTTTCATGCTGGACCAGGTAACGCACCCGCGCGGCGAATTCACCTTCGGCGGCGCGACGACGGCGGTCCCCGGCGACAGTCGGGCGCAGAACGGCTACGCGAATGCGATGGCGGCCTTCCTGCTCGATGCCCCGCGCGAACTCGAACGAGGCCTGGTCGCGGTGTCCGATGTGGGAGCACCGCTCGACGAACTTCACCGCGGCGGGCGCCACAAGAGCGTGTTCACCTACATCCACGACAAGTGGCAGGTGCGACCCAATATCACGCTCGATCTCGGCCTGCGCCATGAGTACTACACGCCGCTGGTCGGGTTTCACGGTCGTGGCGGCATGGCGAGCTACGACCCGGAGACCAACACGCTCCGCGTCGCCGGCTATGGCGACATCCCCGAGAATCTGGGCGTGCAGAGCTACTGGATGGACTTCAACCCCCGCGCGGGCGTGTCCTGGCGCCTCAGTGACTCGAACGTCGTACGTGCGGGCTATGGGGTGAGCGGGCGCGGGTTGGGAAGCCTGACCGGCCAGCAATACCCGATCACCCAGAGCCAACAGATCACCGCGCCGAACAGCTTCGCGACGGCCGGGTCGCTGGCCGCGGGTCTGCCGTCCCCCGACTTCGTCGACATTCCGGAGAGCGGCATCCTGTCGGCGGCTGCCTTGAGATCGCAGAGCTTCAGCCAAGTACGAATGGACTCGCGCAAGGGGCAGCTGCACTCGTGGAACGTGGCCTACCAGCGGACACTGCCGGGCGCCTTCACGGCCGAGGTGGCCTACGTCGGCAACCGGGCAAGGGACAACTACAACGGCCTCAATATCAACGCGGGCCAG